From a single Constrictibacter sp. MBR-5 genomic region:
- a CDS encoding response regulator, protein MDGATPAAVSTVFIVDDDASVRDSLLGLMRSVDLAARAFASVQAFVDAGLCGEPGCLILDVRLPGRSGLEFQRELARDGHERPIVFITGHGDIPMSVAAMKAGAVEFLAKPFRDQDLLDAVHRALAIDASRRAAATARAVLAERVAGLSPREREVMMMVAAGRLNKQIAAALGLSEITVKAHRAQVMRKMQAETLPDLVRIVDRLAEDRRS, encoded by the coding sequence ATGGACGGCGCGACGCCCGCGGCGGTCTCCACCGTCTTCATCGTCGACGACGACGCCTCGGTGCGGGACTCCCTGCTCGGCCTGATGCGCTCGGTCGACCTCGCCGCCCGCGCCTTCGCCTCGGTCCAGGCCTTCGTCGATGCCGGCCTCTGCGGCGAACCCGGCTGCCTGATCCTCGACGTGCGGCTGCCCGGCCGCAGCGGACTGGAGTTCCAGCGCGAACTGGCGCGCGACGGCCACGAGCGGCCGATCGTCTTCATCACCGGTCACGGCGACATCCCGATGTCCGTGGCCGCGATGAAGGCGGGCGCCGTCGAGTTCCTCGCCAAGCCGTTCCGCGACCAGGATCTTCTAGACGCCGTCCACCGCGCGCTCGCCATCGACGCGTCACGGCGTGCCGCGGCGACGGCGCGTGCCGTCCTGGCCGAACGCGTCGCCGGTCTTTCGCCGCGGGAGCGCGAGGTCATGATGATGGTCGCCGCCGGGCGGCTGAACAAGCAGATCGCCGCCGCCCTCGGCCTCAGCGAGATCACCGTGAAGGCGCACCGCGCCCAGGTGATGCGCAAGATGCAGGCGGAGACCCTGCCGGACCTCGTGCGGATCGTGGACCGGCTGGCGGAGGATCGCCGGTCCTGA